A region from the Brassica napus cultivar Da-Ae chromosome C8, Da-Ae, whole genome shotgun sequence genome encodes:
- the LOC125591787 gene encoding uncharacterized protein LOC125591787: MNDHKSLLQGGMEEENPARKPISASPTRSQIVVTNANVALTGPSEVAFNVCCLCVYCPLCILWCCIKLPCTIGWRAILKTGRHLRGCSGCGRSLSLRIKDADYSSFSDIDSDEVKYTAHSRLKRNG; this comes from the coding sequence ATGAACGACCACAAAAGTCTACTACAAGGAGGAATGGAAGAAGAAAATCCAGCAAGAAAACCGATCTCAGCTTCGCCTACAAGGTCTCAAATCGTAGTCACAAACGCAAACGTAGCTTTAACTGGTCCGTCCGAAGTCGCGTTTAACGTTTGCTGCTTATGCGTCTATTGTCCTCTTTGCATTCTATGGTGCTGCATCAAACTGCCTTGTACAATCGGATGGCGAGCCATCCTAAAGACTGGACGCCACTTACGCGGCTGCAGCGGCTGCGGCAGAAGCTTGAGCCTGAGGATTAAGGATGCTGATTATTCGTCATTTTCGGATATTGATTCAGATGAAGTGAAATACACAGCTCATAGTCGCTTAAAACGAAATGGCTGA